In the Treponema maltophilum ATCC 51939 genome, CGATTTGCGTTCCTTATAAGGTAAGTTTGCGCCGATGATGCAAAAAAAAATTTGGCTTGTGAGCCGCGAATATGCCGGTGTGGCGGAGGCGGGCGGCGTAAAAAACGTAACGGCTTCTTTGGCCGAAGGTTTGCAAAAAGAACAGTACGACGTAACCGTTTTTATTCCCTTTTACGGCTGCACTTTTCTAAACGAATTAAACGATTTTACGCTTATTCCCGATTTACGCGCCGATATCGCCTCCGAAGGACGCACATATACGATAGCCTATGCGGCCGCTCATTATAAGGGCGTGCGCCTTGTGTTTATCGTCCATTCGCTGTTTACGGCAAAACTGGGAGTATACACATATACCGAAGACGAACAGCGCATAAAGGCCGAATATATTCCCGGCCGGGGGCATGCCGACTCAAACCTGTTGCATGTGCTGTTTCAAAAAGGCGTTCTCGAATACGGCGCAAAAACCTCGTCGGTTCCCGACATCATTCACTGTCAGGATGCGGCCGCCGCCCTTGTGCCTTTTATCGCGCGAAACGACGCTTTGTATGCGGACGCGTATAAAGAAACCCGCTTTGCGTTAACCATACACAATGCGGGAAACGCCTACCGTCATGAAATCGAAAGCGCGCAAAAAGCCGCTTCTTTGCTTAATTTGCCCGAACATCTTTTTGAACAAAGCCTTATCGACGGGCGCTGCGAACCGTATTTACTCGCCGAACCGTATGCGGCGTTAACCACCGTATCGCCGTGGTACGCGCAGGAACTGACCGATCCGTCCGATCCGAACTCGGGCGGACTTTCGGCCGTTTTTGCCCGCCGCGGTACGCGCATAACGGGAATTACCAACGGCATTTCATACGCAAAATATGATCCAAAAAAAACGGAAGCATCCATGCTGCCGTACGCTTTCGATCCTGCAAGCGGCGATTTTGCGGGCAAATACCGCTGCCGAACGGATTTTCTTACACGTTTCGCTGCAGATAACGCTTCGGCCGACGGCACGCACACTGCGGGTACATCTTGCGCCGGCGGCTTTTCAAACGATGCGTGTAAAAGCGCTTTAACTCTAAAACGCTACGGTTTCCTCGATGTGCCGGATGATCGCAAAGCCGTTTTCTTTTCGTATCACGGCCGCATCGTTC is a window encoding:
- a CDS encoding glycogen synthase; its protein translation is MMQKKIWLVSREYAGVAEAGGVKNVTASLAEGLQKEQYDVTVFIPFYGCTFLNELNDFTLIPDLRADIASEGRTYTIAYAAAHYKGVRLVFIVHSLFTAKLGVYTYTEDEQRIKAEYIPGRGHADSNLLHVLFQKGVLEYGAKTSSVPDIIHCQDAAAALVPFIARNDALYADAYKETRFALTIHNAGNAYRHEIESAQKAASLLNLPEHLFEQSLIDGRCEPYLLAEPYAALTTVSPWYAQELTDPSDPNSGGLSAVFARRGTRITGITNGISYAKYDPKKTEASMLPYAFDPASGDFAGKYRCRTDFLTRFAADNASADGTHTAGTSCAGGFSNDACKSALTLKRYGFLDVPDDRKAVFFSYHGRIVHQKGTDILAKAARIVLKENGDARFIVTGQGGRELEREHESLAHDFPGKYLYLRGYDRRSARLCVAVSDFIILPSVFEPCGLEDFIAQIYGTLPIAHACGGLRKIIDGKTGFLYDENTPQVLAGIMLTSARLMQDNPTFVQTCAAYASRHVQSTYAWDNIIKNEYIPFYENLK